The Anabaena sp. PCC 7108 region TGTTTCTTCCTTCACACGCAGTCCGATTGTAGAATCAATAAATTTGAGGATCAGCCATGTGCCAACAGCGGCGATGATATAGGCTATGGCGATCGCTCCTAGTTCTACGAATAATTCCCCGAAGTTACCACGCAATACACCTTCTTTCCCACCGGAGTTGACTTCAGTGGTGGCGAAAAAGGCGGTTAAAATTGCCCCCAATGTTCCCCCAACACCATGTACAGGATAGGTATCTAAGGCATCATCAATATTAAGCTTGTGCTTGAAACTCACCGCATAAAAGCAAACAAGGGCGGTCATAAGCCCAATCAAAATAGCTGACAAGGGTGTGACAAATCCTGCGGCTGGAGTAATCCCTACCAAACCAGCTACTGCACCTGTGGCTGCACCAACAGCGGTGGGTTTACCTCTGAGAGTGGCTTCTAAAATTAGCCACATCAACGCACCAGCAGCGGCAGATGTATTTGTAGCGACAAAGGCGACTGTGGCGACACTACCTGCAGATAAGGCGCTACCAGCATTAAAACCAAACCAGCCAAACCAAAGTAAGCCAGCACCTAATAAAATAAAGGGGACATTATGGGGTGGACTCAGACGATCTGGGTGGTTTTTCCGAGGTCCGAGGACGATGGCGGCGACGAGTGCAGAAACTCCAGAACTAATATGTACGACTGTGCCACCAGCAAAGTCAAGAGCGCCTAATCCACCATATAAACTCAAGAATCCACCTTTAGCCCAAACCATGTGCGCTAGGGGTGTGTAGATAAAGGTTGACCACAATAGCACAAATAAGCAATAGGCTCGAAAACTCATCCGTTCAGCGATCGCCCCGGAAATTAAAGCTGGGGTGATAATTGCAAACATGGCTTGATAGATCATGTAGGCTTGATGAGGTATTGTTCCGGCATAGGAAACAACTTCCGCAGGGGCTGAACCTTCTAGATAACCTGTGGTTTCTAAACCAACACCGTTTAAACCTAACCACTGTAAGCCACCGATGAAGGGCAAACCAGGGGCAAAGGAGAGGCTATAACCCCAAAGAACCCAGGTGACTCCGACAATGGCCATCAAGACAAAACTCATCATTAAGGTGTTGAGGATATTGCGCGATCGCACAAACCCACCATAAAAAAAAGCCAAGCCTGGTGTCATCAGCATTACTAGTGCTGAGGAAATCAGCATAAATGCTGTGTCTCCAGTATCAGGAGCAGGGGGAGTGGCTGTTCCTTGGGCTAATGCACTACCCAGCAGTGGGAATGCTAACAAAAATCCGGTCAAAACCCCAATCATTACAAATTTCTTCAGCACTTTTTTTGTTCCTATGCACCAATCACTGGACGTTACTTAAATAGCTTCCGTAATCTTGGATACGACTTCTGTCTTAAAAGTTACTCCACTTCCAGTTTTCGGAAAACCTTAACAAAAAAATAATCTTGATTTTATCTACTAATTGCACAACTAATTATTTAGTTATGTATTATTTACATAATTTAATATTAAAAATTACATTGATGGTGACTGGGGACGCGGGGACGTGGGGACACGGTGACGCAGGGACACGGGGACGCGGGGACGCGGTGACACGGGGACGCGGAGACACGGGGAAAATTAAGAATTACCTGTCACCTGTTCCCTGTCACCTGTTCCCTGTCACCTGTCACCTATTCCCTGTTCCCTGTCACCTGTTCCCTGTCACCTGTTCCCTGTCACCTGTTCCCTGTCACCTGTTCCCTGTTCCCTATTCCCTATTCCCTATTCCCTGTTTACGAATTACGAATTACTAATGATTTTAAATCTTGAAGAACAGCCGTAGCAGATTGATAGCGATCGCTAAAATGGTAGCAAACCATCTGATCTAAAATAGTCGCTAATTCAGTACTGACTGTCACTGTTGACCGCCACATAATATTACCAGTTTCTGGATTTGGCTGAAGTTGCTGCGCTGGTATACCAGTAATAGCTTGAATCCCAATCATTCCCAAAGCATAAATATCACTACATAAACGAGGATGTCCCGCAAACTGTTCTGGAGGAGAATAACCCCTTGTCCCAATAGCTACGGTGGCTAATTCTGTTTCCTCTGCTTGACGTGGTTGAATCAACTTTACTGCCCCAAAATCTATTAATACCAGTCGATTATCTTCAGTACATCTAATAATATTAGTTGGTTTAATATCTCGATGAATGACACGGCGTTGATGTATAAATACTAAAATTTCTAAAATTTCTTTGAGCATCGCAATCACAAATGCTTCACTCTTTACCCCTTGTTCTGGTGGTAATTCTGCATTTAAAGTATGACCGGCAATATATTCTTGCACCAAGTAAAATTCTTGATTATCTTCAAAGTAAGCAAATAGTTCAGGAATGTGACGATGTTTGCCCAAAACTTCTAAAATTTCCGCTTCAGTATTAAATAACCTCCGGGCAATTTGCAAAAACTTTGTATCATTACGGGCTGGCATTAACTGTTTAACTACACAGATAGGATTACCAGGTCGTTGTGTATCTTCTGCTAAATAAGTGCGACCAAATCCACCAGCACCAAGGATTTTGGAAATTTTGTAACGTCCACCTAAAACAAACCCACCATGATTAACTGTGGAGATTTCAGATAACCAATTTAGTTGAGAGCCTAGGGATGGAATAAATGTTGTTTGATCAAATAGTAAACTTAATTGTGCGATCGCTTCTTGTTGTTTTTCCACTTGCAGAATAATCGCTTGGTTTTCTTGCTGAGTTCGGTAAGTAATGTAACCCATAACAGCAAAACCACTGATGATTAAAGCCAAAGCAGGTGACAAAAGTGGTATCCATATTGCTTGCAGATAAAAAGCAGCAACAATTCCTAGCAACCCAAATAAAACAACAACTTCTACTACTAATAACAGCAAAGGATGTCGCCATTGCCATGCTAAAGCACCACCTAGCAACGAACAAGCCCAAATCCACAAAAATTCACCCCAGTCAGGCCAATAGGAGATTAGAGGTCGTCCATCTAGTACTGTACTCAGAATTTGACTTGCTATTTGTGCATGAATAAAAACACGAGGCATTCTTGGAGATTGGTCTGATAAAGCACTATAGGGTGTATAAAAACCAGAATGCAAAGAACTGGCTGTAGTCCCGATAATGACCAAACGATCCTTAACCCAATTAGGGTTTACTTCACCTCTAAGAACCTGCATCAAAGTGACTTGTTGGGCGAGGTGATTTGGATGCCGATAATTTAACAGGATTTGATAACCATAAGCATCTGTTTGCTGATAACTGCCCGCATTAGGATCTAGACGGGGAAATAAAGTTTCACCTATTTTAAATTCTCCATTTTCAGTAAAATCATATTCGATACCTTGTTTTTGCAAATAAGTAATAGCTAATAAAGCAGCAAAAGAAAATCGCGTTTGACATTTATTATCTGTATTTGTAACATCAGTAAATAATAAACTGCGGCGCAGGATTTGGTCAGTAGAATTATCAGTAATTACATCATCAAAGCCGATATTATCCATAGGAAAATTGCTAGGTGGTGTAACTTCTGATCTACCCATATTGCTTAACAAGCAAGTAGTGATAATGTTATTTTGATGTTGTAGATGAGTTGCTAAGTTGTTGTGATTTGGTAGGTAAATATTTAAACCAATAACACTGGGGTGATAAGATTCTAGTTTTGCTAATAATTTGTTGATAGTTTGATCTGATAATGGCCATTTCTCCTGGATCAGATCATCCTGAGTAATTGTGACTAATAAAATTCGCCGATCAAGTGGTTCTTCAGGACGGGACTTTTGGGAGAAACTAGGCGATCGCAACATCTGGTCATAAATACTTAACTCTCCAGCTTGTAACCATTTCAGTTCACGCATTCCCCAGACTAAAGCAGTCACTCCCGCACTACTCAGAAGAATGAGCCACAAGTAATTGTGGATACTAAAAGTCAAAGGAGAACCCTGATCTTTGATGATAAATGCACGGAATTTTGCTAAAAGTCCATTAATCACGGTAATGCTGCGGTAGCCTGATGTGGTAGATGTTGCACAACTGAAATTTACAACGATTTTCAAATCAATAGACGTTTCTGATACCGACTATTTCTTTCCCTGTTAGATAAAGAGAGTAAATTTCGTTTTTGTAGTCTATTAAAATCAAAAATGCTGTAATACCAATTTTATGTGAGACTGCCCTTTATTTACGTAGGGGAAATTCAGGTATTGCCCCACACCCTTATATTTTTACATAACTACTATAGGGCTAATATTTGATTTTTGAAATACACGTAGGGTGTGTAAAGCTCTTGCGGGCATGGCTACGCTTAGAGCGAAGCGTAACGCACCTTCCTCAAAGCCTTTGGTGCGTTACGGCTTACGCCTAACACACCCTACATATACCTAGATTTTTTCAGAAATCAAATATGATTACTATACGTAGCAATTTATTCTTGTGGAGTTTTTTGAACCTCTACAGCAGAAGTCAGCATAGACAAATCTATTGGAGTTGATTGGGAGGATGCCTCTAACTTAAGTAGTTCAGGGGTTAGTTCAGGTGATATTTCGACCTTGACACTTCCATCATGGGAACCGAAAAATTTATCGTAATTGGAAGCCACAGCTAAAAATGCTCCTCCTAAAATACAAATAGGTAAAGGCAAAGACAATCCTTTCACCCAATCAAAGAATTCTGCCAAAGCGAATAACACAAAAAAACAGGCAAGCCAGACCCTCATCTTTTCATCCCCTATATGGAAATAACTATGAAATAACTATATTTATAGGTTAAACACCTGGCATGATAATCGATGTACGCCACAATCACAAATTTTTAGCTTAAAAAGTAGAAGCCTCTCACCTGGAGTTTAGACTAAATCGGTAATTTTCGACTGAAGCGACATCTGTTTTGGAAGTGAATGACCCAAAATTAGGACTTGTTCCTGTGAGCTTGTGGAAAGATTTACACTTCCGTAAAGCTGCGACGGGAGCAACGCGATTTTGTGAAAATTCTGCGTTCAAGGCAGGAGGCAGGAGGCAGGGGGCAGGAGGTGTATAATGATGTAATTTCTCCCAACTTCCTACTTCAAACTTTTTGCGTCATGAGTTACAGAGAACAATTTATTTGGCAGCGTGGTGTCAAGCTTGCCATTAACTGCTACCGACTTACCGAAAAATTCCCAAAATCTGAACTTTACGGATTAACTAGCCAGATTAGACGCTCGGCAGTTTCCGTGCCATCAAATATAGCTGAAGGTTATGGAAGACGGACGCAGAACGAATATATTCAATTTTTACACATTGCTTTAGGTTCGCTTCGAGAACTTGATACTCAATTGATTATTTCTAAGGAAGTCGGATTAGCATCGCCTGAACTATTTACTCCTGTTTTGGAAGAAGTCGATAGGTTTCAAGGAATTTTAGTATCAAGCATTCAAAAGATTAAGTCTTAAAACTCTTCTATCTCTTGCCTCCTGCCTCCTGCCTCCTGCCCTCTGTCTCCTGCCTCACCTCACAAAATCGCATCGCTCCCAGCTGCGACACGCCCAATGTTACTCATTAGGATTGAAGGAATCACCAACACCACAGATTATTTTTTGCAGCACAAGCGCATTATTCCTCGTATCTATAGTAGTATACTTAATTACATGATATAACTAAATCCTGTGTCATAAGTCTATGGACGAGCGAAACCTCTACCTGCAATCACTCATTCGAGAGGCTTGCAACCACCCACCAACTAGCGCACAGCGTAGTAAAGCTATCAACCGTTTGCTGAGATATGTCGAGAATTTAAAGCGTACCGAGAATAGAGGAAATGATATTTACGAAGAAGCTCTATATAAAACTATGTTTAATTTGAGTAAGACAGTTTGCGAGAAATATGATCCTCATCGAGGTTCATTCTTGACTTGGTTTAATATATGCCTTCGTAATCAGTATAGAGATGAACTTCGGGCTGCTAAACGCGATCGCAGACAGTCTGTATGGCAAAATGATCAAGCTGAACTAGACCCTTTAGATCAAGTTGCTTCTCCGGTAGATGCTACATTGCTACTCGATACTTGGGAATCATTGGTTCAATGGATTAAAGACGATCCTGATAATCTTCTGAAGACTTGCCACATTAGAAATAACCCACAAGTCAACTGTCAATTGCTTGCATACTTAAAACTTGTTAGTGGTAAAGAAGAAAAAGACATTGCTACAGAATTTGGCTTATCACGCGGTGCAATTTCGTCTCATTGGACAAGAAAATGTAAATCCTTAATGCGACAGTGGTTAGACAAAAATCAGAGGCTGTTTGGAGAAGATAACTATGAACGATAAGTTAAGTGTGTTACGAGAACTGGCAATTCCCTTCCCAATTCCGCCATCGTTTCGCCGCCAAGCCAGAGTCTACGCATCACAGTATTTCACTCCCGCAGTCCAAGAAAGAGTCTATTTGAATACCTTAGCTGTATTCGTAGCTGATGCTTACTCGCGTCTGCTTGGTTTTGAGACTAATCTTGGCAAACCAGAAAGATGGAATGTGGTTAATCGTCTATGGAGCGAAGCTAACGAGCTAGAATTACTTGGATTGGGCAATTTGGAGTGTTGTGTAATTGCTACAGGACAAGAGAGTATTACTATCCCATCAGAAAGTTTGAGTGATACCAATAGTATCTGCATTGGCTATTTATTTGTAGAAATCGCTAGTTCACAAACAGCCGCAACGCTAATTGGTTTTTTGTCTGCTGTGCATCCCGAAATTACAGATGTAGAAGTGGCAATCACTGATTTACAGTCTATGGATGACCTAGCCGATTACTTGGCGCAAGCACAAACAACCCAAACGAATGACCTGACGCGAGAGTTTACAAAACGAAAAATTACTTACTTGAGAAACTGGTTAAATAACATTTATACAGCAGATTGGCAACCCTCAATGCGGGATCTGCGAGGTGCTACCTGCAAGAAAAAACTCTATTTGGCAGGGCAACTATTTAATCTGCAACTTTCTGTTTCTCAAAGTGAAGATGAATTGATGTTAGTAAGAGTGATTGTTCAAGGTGAAAATGCTTATTTGCCTGGAGGAATGCAGGTCAGTGTACCGGACGAATCTGAGATTTATACTGAGACAGTAAATGAGGCTGCTGACCTGATTTATATCCCTCTAGAATTAGTTTCTGGGGAAGAATTTTGGGTAGAGTTACGGTTAGGAGAAGACAGCATTAGAGAATATTTTATCGCTTGAAAAGAGTTGATAATGATTAGTAATTAAAGTGTCTTATAACAAATTATTTAACGTTAGAAATTTCGACTATAATAAGACTGTATTTACCTCTTGTGAATAGTAATTATACCAATTTCATGTAAAGATGCATAAAAAGAACCCCTCCCTAACCCTCCCCGCAAGCGATGAGGGAACCGGATTTTTGTGGTCTAGGGGGGGTCAAAATAATATGCAGCCTCACAAATAATTGGTATTACTGGAGTTCATAGTAGTTTAAATTTTGAATTAGTATCATGGCGTTTAAAATATACTTTAAAATTGGTGGGCGAGTCAAACTCAACCATGCGGAAGTTCTGCCTGTCACCCTTGCATTTTATAATCAGCAGGAGCAAATACAAGAACTAGTTTCGTTTCTATCTCCTCTGCCAAAAACTCTGGAAGATAAGTTTAAACAATGGCAGTATTATATTGGGCTTCAAGGTAATCGCAAGGTTGCTAGAAATCCGGGTAATTTTATTTCCGGGGGTGTTAATCTCACAGAACTGGCTAATTCGTTGAAAGTCGAATTAAACAAATGGTTAGGTAGTGATGGCTGGATTGATGAGAATGGAGAACCCGATCCGCGTGTTAGTCTGGTTTTAGCAAGATTCAGGGAGAAAATTACCCAGAAAGATGAAGTCCAGATTATTGTGCAGACAGAAGACAGACAATTGCGGGGACTTCCTTGGCAGGAGTGGGATACCTTGGCAGGTTACACTAGCAGAGGTGTAGAAGTTGCCATCAGTGCTACAAATTTCCAGCGACTAACTCAAAAGCAAACACC contains the following coding sequences:
- a CDS encoding ammonium transporter; this translates as MLKKFVMIGVLTGFLLAFPLLGSALAQGTATPPAPDTGDTAFMLISSALVMLMTPGLAFFYGGFVRSRNILNTLMMSFVLMAIVGVTWVLWGYSLSFAPGLPFIGGLQWLGLNGVGLETTGYLEGSAPAEVVSYAGTIPHQAYMIYQAMFAIITPALISGAIAERMSFRAYCLFVLLWSTFIYTPLAHMVWAKGGFLSLYGGLGALDFAGGTVVHISSGVSALVAAIVLGPRKNHPDRLSPPHNVPFILLGAGLLWFGWFGFNAGSALSAGSVATVAFVATNTSAAAGALMWLILEATLRGKPTAVGAATGAVAGLVGITPAAGFVTPLSAILIGLMTALVCFYAVSFKHKLNIDDALDTYPVHGVGGTLGAILTAFFATTEVNSGGKEGVLRGNFGELFVELGAIAIAYIIAAVGTWLILKFIDSTIGLRVKEETENQGLDINEHGEEGYNSEFGDRINLS
- a CDS encoding CHASE2 domain-containing protein, translating into MINGLLAKFRAFIIKDQGSPLTFSIHNYLWLILLSSAGVTALVWGMRELKWLQAGELSIYDQMLRSPSFSQKSRPEEPLDRRILLVTITQDDLIQEKWPLSDQTINKLLAKLESYHPSVIGLNIYLPNHNNLATHLQHQNNIITTCLLSNMGRSEVTPPSNFPMDNIGFDDVITDNSTDQILRRSLLFTDVTNTDNKCQTRFSFAALLAITYLQKQGIEYDFTENGEFKIGETLFPRLDPNAGSYQQTDAYGYQILLNYRHPNHLAQQVTLMQVLRGEVNPNWVKDRLVIIGTTASSLHSGFYTPYSALSDQSPRMPRVFIHAQIASQILSTVLDGRPLISYWPDWGEFLWIWACSLLGGALAWQWRHPLLLLVVEVVVLFGLLGIVAAFYLQAIWIPLLSPALALIISGFAVMGYITYRTQQENQAIILQVEKQQEAIAQLSLLFDQTTFIPSLGSQLNWLSEISTVNHGGFVLGGRYKISKILGAGGFGRTYLAEDTQRPGNPICVVKQLMPARNDTKFLQIARRLFNTEAEILEVLGKHRHIPELFAYFEDNQEFYLVQEYIAGHTLNAELPPEQGVKSEAFVIAMLKEILEILVFIHQRRVIHRDIKPTNIIRCTEDNRLVLIDFGAVKLIQPRQAEETELATVAIGTRGYSPPEQFAGHPRLCSDIYALGMIGIQAITGIPAQQLQPNPETGNIMWRSTVTVSTELATILDQMVCYHFSDRYQSATAVLQDLKSLVIRNS
- a CDS encoding four helix bundle protein, which translates into the protein MSYREQFIWQRGVKLAINCYRLTEKFPKSELYGLTSQIRRSAVSVPSNIAEGYGRRTQNEYIQFLHIALGSLRELDTQLIISKEVGLASPELFTPVLEEVDRFQGILVSSIQKIKS
- a CDS encoding RNA polymerase sigma factor — translated: MDERNLYLQSLIREACNHPPTSAQRSKAINRLLRYVENLKRTENRGNDIYEEALYKTMFNLSKTVCEKYDPHRGSFLTWFNICLRNQYRDELRAAKRDRRQSVWQNDQAELDPLDQVASPVDATLLLDTWESLVQWIKDDPDNLLKTCHIRNNPQVNCQLLAYLKLVSGKEEKDIATEFGLSRGAISSHWTRKCKSLMRQWLDKNQRLFGEDNYER
- a CDS encoding DUF1822 family protein; the encoded protein is MNDKLSVLRELAIPFPIPPSFRRQARVYASQYFTPAVQERVYLNTLAVFVADAYSRLLGFETNLGKPERWNVVNRLWSEANELELLGLGNLECCVIATGQESITIPSESLSDTNSICIGYLFVEIASSQTAATLIGFLSAVHPEITDVEVAITDLQSMDDLADYLAQAQTTQTNDLTREFTKRKITYLRNWLNNIYTADWQPSMRDLRGATCKKKLYLAGQLFNLQLSVSQSEDELMLVRVIVQGENAYLPGGMQVSVPDESEIYTETVNEAADLIYIPLELVSGEEFWVELRLGEDSIREYFIA